The proteins below are encoded in one region of Mangifera indica cultivar Alphonso chromosome 7, CATAS_Mindica_2.1, whole genome shotgun sequence:
- the LOC123220728 gene encoding methionine aminopeptidase 2B isoform X2: MMADENVNAEIPIEENGAPDAVDGNEEASDVSSSIQKDEEEGKEVSSKKKKKKNKSKKKKEAPVQTDPPSIPVIDLFPSGEFPEGEIQQYKDDNLWRATSEEKRELERLEKPKYNSVRQAAEVHRQVRKYIKSIVKPGMLMTDLCETLENAVRKLISEDGLHAGIAFPTGCSLNWVAAHWTPNSGDKTVLQYDDVMKLDFGTHIDGYIVDCAFTVAFNPMFDPLLQASRDATNTGIKEAGIDVRLCDIGAAIQEVMESYEVEINGKTFQVKSIRNLNGHSIGQYQIHAGKSVPIVKGGEQTKMEEGEFYAIETFASTGKGYVREDLECSHYMKNFDVGHIPLRLPRAKQLLATINKNFSTLAFCRRYLDRLGETKYLMALKNLCDSGIVQPYPPLCDIKGSYVSQFEHTILLRPTCKEVISRGDDY, translated from the exons ATGATGGCGGATGAAAACGTTAATGCTGAAATTCCTATTGAAGAAAATGGAGCTCCGGATGCTGTAGACGGCAATGAAGAGGCCTCTGATGTTTCTTCTTCAAtacaaaaagatgaagaagaggggaaag AAGtttcatcaaagaagaaaaagaagaaaaacaaaagcaa GAAAAAGAAGGAAGCTCCTGTGCAAACTGATCCACCTTCTATTCCTGTAATTGACCTTTTCCCATCAGGGGAATTTCCTGAGGGTGAAATTCAACAGTACAAGGACGA TAATTTATGGAGGGCTACATCTGAAGAGAAGCGAGAATTGGAGCGCCTTGAAAAACCTAAGTACAATTCAGTTCGTCAAGCGGCAGAAGTTCATCGCCAG GTGCGAAAATATATCAAGAGCATTGTGAAGCCAGGAATGTTAATGACTGACCTCTGTGAGACATTGGAGAACGCTGTCCGTAAATTAATATCAGAAGATGGTCTGCATGCTGGCATAGCTTTTCCTACTGGATGCTCTCTGAACTG GGTTGCTGCACATTGGACACCAAATTCAGGAGATAAGACTGTGCTTCAGTATGATGATGTGATGAAGTTGGATTTTGGGACTCATATTGATG GGTATATAGTTGACTGTGCCTTTACAGTGGCATTCAATCCAATGTTTGATCCGTTGCTTCAAGCCTCGCGTGATGCAACCAATACGGGTATCAAG GAAGCTGGGATCGATGTCCGACTTTGTGATATTGGGGCCGCAATCCAAGAGGTGATGGAATCATATGAGGTTGAAATTAATGGAAAGACATTTCAAG TTAAAAGTATACGAAACTTGAATGGGCACAGCATCGGGCAATATCAGATCCATGCTGGAAAGTCTGTCCCCATTGTAAAAGGAGGGGAGCAAACAAAGATGGAAGAGGGTGAATTTTATGCAATTGAAACTTTTGCATCTACag GGAAAGGATATGTCAGAGAAGATCTAGAGTGCAGCCAttacatgaaaaattttgatgttGGTCACATCCCGCTGAGATTGCCCAGAGCAAAGCAACTGCTAGCAACAATCAACAAGAACTTCTCTACTTTAGCTTTCTGCAGACGGTATCTGGATCGCCTGGGAGAGACCAAGTATCTTATGGCACTGAAGAATTTGTGTGATTCTGGCATAGTTCAG CCTTACCCTCCTCTTTGTGACATTAAGGGCAGCTATGTGTCCCAGTTTGAGCATACCATCTTACTACGGCCAACTTGCAAAGAGGTGATATCCAGAGGTGATGATTACTGA
- the LOC123220728 gene encoding methionine aminopeptidase 2B isoform X1, protein MMADENVNAEIPIEENGAPDAVDGNEEASDVSSSIQKDEEEGKAEVSSKKKKKKNKSKKKKEAPVQTDPPSIPVIDLFPSGEFPEGEIQQYKDDNLWRATSEEKRELERLEKPKYNSVRQAAEVHRQVRKYIKSIVKPGMLMTDLCETLENAVRKLISEDGLHAGIAFPTGCSLNWVAAHWTPNSGDKTVLQYDDVMKLDFGTHIDGYIVDCAFTVAFNPMFDPLLQASRDATNTGIKEAGIDVRLCDIGAAIQEVMESYEVEINGKTFQVKSIRNLNGHSIGQYQIHAGKSVPIVKGGEQTKMEEGEFYAIETFASTGKGYVREDLECSHYMKNFDVGHIPLRLPRAKQLLATINKNFSTLAFCRRYLDRLGETKYLMALKNLCDSGIVQPYPPLCDIKGSYVSQFEHTILLRPTCKEVISRGDDY, encoded by the exons ATGATGGCGGATGAAAACGTTAATGCTGAAATTCCTATTGAAGAAAATGGAGCTCCGGATGCTGTAGACGGCAATGAAGAGGCCTCTGATGTTTCTTCTTCAAtacaaaaagatgaagaagaggggaaag CAGAAGtttcatcaaagaagaaaaagaagaaaaacaaaagcaa GAAAAAGAAGGAAGCTCCTGTGCAAACTGATCCACCTTCTATTCCTGTAATTGACCTTTTCCCATCAGGGGAATTTCCTGAGGGTGAAATTCAACAGTACAAGGACGA TAATTTATGGAGGGCTACATCTGAAGAGAAGCGAGAATTGGAGCGCCTTGAAAAACCTAAGTACAATTCAGTTCGTCAAGCGGCAGAAGTTCATCGCCAG GTGCGAAAATATATCAAGAGCATTGTGAAGCCAGGAATGTTAATGACTGACCTCTGTGAGACATTGGAGAACGCTGTCCGTAAATTAATATCAGAAGATGGTCTGCATGCTGGCATAGCTTTTCCTACTGGATGCTCTCTGAACTG GGTTGCTGCACATTGGACACCAAATTCAGGAGATAAGACTGTGCTTCAGTATGATGATGTGATGAAGTTGGATTTTGGGACTCATATTGATG GGTATATAGTTGACTGTGCCTTTACAGTGGCATTCAATCCAATGTTTGATCCGTTGCTTCAAGCCTCGCGTGATGCAACCAATACGGGTATCAAG GAAGCTGGGATCGATGTCCGACTTTGTGATATTGGGGCCGCAATCCAAGAGGTGATGGAATCATATGAGGTTGAAATTAATGGAAAGACATTTCAAG TTAAAAGTATACGAAACTTGAATGGGCACAGCATCGGGCAATATCAGATCCATGCTGGAAAGTCTGTCCCCATTGTAAAAGGAGGGGAGCAAACAAAGATGGAAGAGGGTGAATTTTATGCAATTGAAACTTTTGCATCTACag GGAAAGGATATGTCAGAGAAGATCTAGAGTGCAGCCAttacatgaaaaattttgatgttGGTCACATCCCGCTGAGATTGCCCAGAGCAAAGCAACTGCTAGCAACAATCAACAAGAACTTCTCTACTTTAGCTTTCTGCAGACGGTATCTGGATCGCCTGGGAGAGACCAAGTATCTTATGGCACTGAAGAATTTGTGTGATTCTGGCATAGTTCAG CCTTACCCTCCTCTTTGTGACATTAAGGGCAGCTATGTGTCCCAGTTTGAGCATACCATCTTACTACGGCCAACTTGCAAAGAGGTGATATCCAGAGGTGATGATTACTGA